From one Ooceraea biroi isolate clonal line C1 chromosome 7, Obir_v5.4, whole genome shotgun sequence genomic stretch:
- the LOC105282033 gene encoding uncharacterized protein LOC105282033 isoform X8, with the protein MTSLILENADLNRLFPKCRPRGGPPPAPGASTQSSQQPHDSPCQTEAAAITTAIAIATTTTATIIASTNTPTSVSAISDDMIDLERDTSDRYRKRANGRKKSGSLSRRTASVVPGFTVEGQLPHATTKPLSSSSSSASGRSEDAPQYGSLPGSDHQGQSQQDDSGPEESPVYILTSAKGGPSYKLRDSRIIEIAGGREVFSQSRGKVAARKSRFLAASNSINNEDIQSTDNKLSVKKNNKSPNSQTIWELRSRCGETRKQRANREVTETVFASEVHSVRRNPTKSILDYDSPKSNRGSNRIINYDSILNSNNVEYTVPKSITDLDYGLPKSCVDYQSNHNTPARSMAIVSDGEVVVFDDIDDNWQGLRLDLASSNTNQVTATSLDLETDDSQRGRIAPEPPSSSVGSTPSPTTAYHRNTSEFFKVVTPASDCEADSPSPERNHKVARVIGELPIAQYSGSPRRYGVRENPQLPSLLSSPSMYMTPRPGFPQRVLPTTPNHNEKEDTSAEIVVDKTVIENTNVEDQSVEPSTPSPKAEEEEEDSLKPSTLPADNISSLVSPGGSTFDYLYEFSETRKVLEEFFKCPAPTKEKENNIESFPFQDLDYELRRQGGSAYVGQRLASGPPATEEVMVHESPKKQRTEFPQNTGEHENNFLDLSVGTGSSEDLGETEVGLQVGHSRNFTLSPETTDCDSNCGDLDSEVSLMMMDNELMPASGLLGSVGDLGNNSDSLRIYTSMPVLEDGLSSGHASDTDNNNPTVMLMKRQINEIEKEIIQRTRNDMLGENDSGKDVSLNVTKDILHTLKTTSPDLFVAKKENSYDANELQLDGLDPLGTPPPPAPQGRQSVSLEVNCGEVEAAIKDIRMALQRTKTLPVKSPSEDPPEPSVSPIWIPSIMDGRRRICMESNSEESDARRAGDEADVEIEECPDEEEADTDLETDRLLGQQRTDDQGFYDDKDKEGKKKSRNKEDLLNDPSVLIEGVLFRARYLGSTQLVCEGQPTKSTRMCQAEEAVSRIKKDDGPVPMQATLLNYGGQHGYGRCSIASQGSLEEDECDSSEELIGSASGGGQSESLGAQPKLAPISGCLGPTTVFRLQFLGSVEVEEEGGRKRRKRLKNHMVEEAVTKIKALAPDGDTQPSTEVDLFISTEKIMVLNTDLKEIMMDHALRTISYIADIGDLVVLMARRRFVPHEMEEVPKINRTPKMICHVFESEEAQFIAQSIGQAFQVAYMEFLKANGIEDHSFVKEMDYQEVLNSQEIFGDELQMFAKKEMQKEVVVPKAKGEILGVVIVESGWGSMLPTVVIANLAPAGAAARCGQLNIGDQIIAINGVSLVGLPLSTCQTYIKNSKNQTVVKLTVVPCAPVVEVKIKRPDTKYQLGFSVQNGVICSLLRGGIAERGGVRVGHRIIEINNQSVVAVPHEKIVNLLATSVGEILMKTMPTSMFRLLTGQESPVYI; encoded by the exons GTATAGGAAACGAGCGAATGGCAGAAAAAAATCAGGTTCGCTGTCCCGTAGGACGGCGAGCGTGGTGCCCGGTTTCACGGTCGAGGGCCAGCTGCCGCACGCCACGACGAAGCCGCTTTCGTCGAGCTCGTCCTCGGCGTCGGGACGCAGCGAGGATGCGCCGCAATATGGCAGCCTGCCGGGCAGCGATCATCAGGGACAATCGCAGCAGGACGACAGCGGACCCGAGGAGAGCCCCGTGTACATCCTCACATCGGCCAAAGGAGGCCCTAGCTACAAACTTCGGGATTCGAG AATTATAGAAATTGCTGGTGGCCGAGAAGTGTTCTCACAGAGCCGAGGGAAGGTAGCAGCTAGAAAATCACGATTTCTGGCAGCGTCGAACTCCATAAATAACGAGGATATTCAAAGCACTGATAATAAGCTGTCTGTTAAGAAGAATAACAAGTCCCCCAACTCGCAGACCATATGGGAATTACGAAGCCG ATGCGGTGAAACCAGAAAGCAACGCGCGAACCGGGAGGTTACGGAGACCGTGTTCGCCTCCGAGGTGCACTCGGTACGGCGTAACCCCACCAAGTCCATCCTCGATTACGATTCGCCGAAGAGCAACCGCGGCAGCAATCGCATAATCAATTACGATTCAATCCTGAATAGCAATAATGTAGAGTATACCGTACCGAAAAGTATTACCGACCTGGATTATGGATTGCCGAAGAGCTGCGTAGATTACCAGTCGAATCACAACACACCCGCGAGGAGCATGGCCATCGTCAGCGACGGCGAGGTCGTGGTCTTCGACGATATCGATGACAACTGGCAGGGTCTGCGACTGGACCTCGCGTCGAGCAACACGAACCAGGTCACGGCGACGAGCCTTGACCTGGAGACGGACGATTCGCAGAGAGGTCGCATCGCGCCGGAACCGCCGAGCTCCAGCGTCGGGAGCACTCCTAGTCCTACAACGGCATATCACCGCAATACTTCGGAATTTTTCAAG GTTGTTACGCCAGCGAGCGATTGCGAGGCGGACTCTCCCTCGCCAGAACGCAATCACAAAGTCGCGAGAGTCATTGGTGAACTACCAATTGCTCAGTATTCCGGTAGCCCGAGGCGTTACGGCGTTCGCGAGAACCCGCAGCTTCCTAGCTTATTATCGTCGCCCTCAATGTACATGACGCCGAGGCCTGGTTTCCCACAAAGAGTATTGCCAACAACACCAAATCATAATGAG AAGGAAGATACTTCTGCGGAAATCGTTGTGGACAAGACTGTGATAGAAAATACTAACGTCGAGGATCAGTCTGTAGAACCCTCGACTCCGTCACCAAAGgccgaagaagaagaggaagactCCTTGAAGCCGTCGACTTTGCCTGCTGATAATATAAGCAGTCTTGTCTCGCCGGGAGGTAGCACCTTCGATTACCTGTACGAGTTTTCGGAGACCCGGAAGGTGTTGGAAGAATTCTTCAAGTGCCCCGCACCGacgaaagaaaaggagaacaaCATAGAGTCATTTCCCTTCCAA GATCTTGATTATGAACTGCGAAGGCAGGGTGGAAGCGCGTACGTTGGCCAACGATTAGCTAGCGGCCCACCAGCAACGGAGGAGGTTATGGTGCACGAGTCCCCTAAAAAGCAGCGGACAGAGTTTCcacaaaat ACAGGTGAACACGAGAACAACTTCCTCGACCTCTCAGTGGGTACTGGTAGCAGTGAGGATCTCGGTGAGACCGAGGTTGGTCTCCAAGTGGGGCACTCGCGTAATTTCACACTGAGCCCCGAGACGACCGACTGCGACAGCAATTGCGGGGACCTGGACAGCGAGGTGTCCCTCATGATGATGGACAATGAGCTGATGCCAGCGAGTGGCCTGCTCGGCTCCGTCGGCGATCTGGGGAATAATTCAGACTCACTGAGAATATACACGAGCATGCCGGTACTGGAGGACGGCCTGTCGAGTGGACACGCGAGCGACACCGACAACAACAATCCCACGGTGATGCTTATGAAGCGGCAGATAAACGAGATAGAGAAGGAGATTATACAGAGAACGCGTAACGACATGCTGGGTGAGAACGACTCCGGCAAGGACGTCAGTCTAAATGTAACGAAGGATATTCTGCACACGCTGAAAACCACGTCCCCCGACCTGTTCGTCGCGAAGAAAGAGAATTCATACGACGCGAACGAGCTGCAGCTCGACGGACTGGATCCGCTGGGCACACCCCCGCCACCGGCGCCTCAGGGGAGACAAAGCGTGAGCTTGGAGGTGAACTGTGGCGAGGTGGAAGCGGCCATCAAAGACATCCGAATGGCACTGCAACGGACCAAAACGCTGCCTGTGAAATCCCCGTCGGAAGATCCACCGGAGCCGAGCGTCAGCCCGATATGGATACCAag TATAATGGACGGCAGGCGGAGAATCTGTATGGAAAGTAATAGCGAAGAGTCGGACGCGCGTCGTGCGGGCGACGAAGCCGATGTGGAGATCGAGGAGTGTccggacgaggaggaggcggaCACCGATCTCGAGACGGATCGACTGCTTGGACAACAGAGGACCGACGACCAAGGGTTCTACGACGACAAG GataaggaaggaaagaaaaagagcagAAACAAAGAAG ACTTGCTGAATGATCCATCAGTGTTGATCGAGGGTGTTCTGTTCCGCGCGAGGTATTTAGGATCTACGCAACTCGTCTGTGAAGGTCAACCGACGAAATCGACTCGGATGTGTCAAGCGGAAGAAGCCGTTTCTAGGATAAAG AAGGATGATGGGCCAGTGCCGATGCAGGCAACACTCTTAAACTATGGGGGGCAGCATGGGTATGGTCGCTGCAGCATTGCCTCGCAAGGAAGCCTAGAGGAGGACGAGTGCGACTCGAGCGAAGAACTTATAGGAAGCGCTTCTGGTGGGGGCCAGTCCGAGTCGCTTGGGGCCCAGCCAAAACTGGCCCCGATCAGTGGCTGCTTGGGGCCCACAACCGTTTTCAGACTACAGTTTCTGGGGTCGGTGGAGGTGGAAGAGGAAGGGGGACGTAAACGGCGTAAGCGCCTTAAGAACCACATGGTGGAGGAGGCCGTGACGAAGATAAAG GCATTG GCGCCGGATGGTGACACTCAGCCGAGCACAGAGGTAGATCTCTTTATCTCGACGGAGAAGATCATGGTTCTCAACACCGATCTGAAGGAGATCATGATGGATCACGCGTTGCGCACGATCTCGTACATTGCGGATATCGGTGACCTGGTGGTGCTAATGGCGCGACGACGTTTCGTGCCACACGAGATGGAAGAAGTACCGAAGATTAACCGAACTCCGAAGATGATATGTCACGTTTTCGAAAGCGAGGAGGCTCAATTCATAGCACAAAGTATCGGGCAAGCATTCCAAGTAGCATATATGGAGTTCCTAAAGGCAAACGGGATTGAAGACCATAGCTTCGTTAAGGAGATGGATTATCAGGAGGTGCTCAACTCGCAGGAGATATTCGGCGACGAACTGCAGATGTtcgcgaaaaaagaaatgcagAAAGAG GTAGTGGTACCGAAAGCGAAGGGGGAGATTCTCGGTGTCGTGATCGTTGAGTCCGGATGGGGCTCGATGCTGCCAACCGTAGTCATAGCTAATCTGGCGCCGGCCGGCGCCGCGGCCCGTTGCGGGCAGCTTAATATTGGCGATCAGATAATCGCGATCAACGGCGTATCATTGGTCGGCTTGCCTTTGTCCACGTGTCAGACGTACATAAAGAACTCGAAGAATCAAACGGTCGTCAAGCTGACGGTCGTGCCATGTGCGCCTGTTGTCGAGGTGAAAATCAAGAGGCCCGACACGAAATATCAGTTAGGATTTAGTGTACAGAACGGAGTGATATGTAGTCTATTGAGGGGCGGTATCGCGGAGCGCGGTGGAGTCCGGGTGGGCCATAGGATAATCGAGATCAATAATCAGAGCGTTGTTGCTGTACCGCACGAAAAGATTGTTAATCTTCTGGCTACGTCGGTGGGAGAG atCTTGATGAAAACGATGCCCACGTCGATGTTCAGGCTGCTGACCGGCCAGGAGTCTCCGGTGTACATATAA
- the LOC105282033 gene encoding uncharacterized protein LOC105282033 isoform X10: protein MTSLILENADLNRLFPKCRPRGGPPPAPGASTQSSQQPHDSPCQTEAAAITTAIAIATTTTATIIASTNTPTSVSAISDDMIDLERDTSDRYRKRANGRKKSGSLSRRTASVVPGFTVEGQLPHATTKPLSSSSSSASGRSEDAPQYGSLPGSDHQGQSQQDDSGPEESPVYILTSAKGGPSYKLRDSRIIEIAGGREVFSQSRGKVAARKSRFLAASNSINNEDIQSTDNKLSVKKNNKSPNSQTIWELRSRCGETRKQRANREVTETVFASEVHSVRRNPTKSILDYDSPKSNRGSNRIINYDSILNSNNVEYTVPKSITDLDYGLPKSCVDYQSNHNTPARSMAIVSDGEVVVFDDIDDNWQGLRLDLASSNTNQVTATSLDLETDDSQRGRIAPEPPSSSVGSTPSPTTAYHRNTSEFFKVVTPASDCEADSPSPERNHKVARVIGELPIAQYSGSPRRYGVRENPQLPSLLSSPSMYMTPRPGFPQRVLPTTPNHNEKEDTSAEIVVDKTVIENTNVEDQSVEPSTPSPKAEEEEEDSLKPSTLPADNISSLVSPGGSTFDYLYEFSETRKVLEEFFKCPAPTKEKENNIESFPFQDLDYELRRQGGSAYVGQRLASGPPATEEVMVHESPKKQRTEFPQNTGEHENNFLDLSVGTGSSEDLGETEVGLQVGHSRNFTLSPETTDCDSNCGDLDSEVSLMMMDNELMPASGLLGSVGDLGNNSDSLRIYTSMPVLEDGLSSGHASDTDNNNPTVMLMKRQINEIEKEIIQRTRNDMLGENDSGKDVSLNVTKDILHTLKTTSPDLFVAKKENSYDANELQLDGLDPLGTPPPPAPQGRQSVSLEVNCGEVEAAIKDIRMALQRTKTLPVKSPSEDPPEPSVSPIWIPSIMDGRRRICMESNSEESDARRAGDEADVEIEECPDEEEADTDLETDRLLGQQRTDDQGFYDDKDKEGKKKSRNKEVLIEGVLFRARYLGSTQLVCEGQPTKSTRMCQAEEAVSRIKKDDGPVPMQATLLNYGGQHGYGRCSIASQGSLEEDECDSSEELIGSASGGGQSESLGAQPKLAPISGCLGPTTVFRLQFLGSVEVEEEGGRKRRKRLKNHMVEEAVTKIKALAPDGDTQPSTEVDLFISTEKIMVLNTDLKEIMMDHALRTISYIADIGDLVVLMARRRFVPHEMEEVPKINRTPKMICHVFESEEAQFIAQSIGQAFQVAYMEFLKANGIEDHSFVKEMDYQEVLNSQEIFGDELQMFAKKEMQKEVVVPKAKGEILGVVIVESGWGSMLPTVVIANLAPAGAAARCGQLNIGDQIIAINGVSLVGLPLSTCQTYIKNSKNQTVVKLTVVPCAPVVEVKIKRPDTKYQLGFSVQNGVICSLLRGGIAERGGVRVGHRIIEINNQSVVAVPHEKIVNLLATSVGEILMKTMPTSMFRLLTGQESPVYI, encoded by the exons GTATAGGAAACGAGCGAATGGCAGAAAAAAATCAGGTTCGCTGTCCCGTAGGACGGCGAGCGTGGTGCCCGGTTTCACGGTCGAGGGCCAGCTGCCGCACGCCACGACGAAGCCGCTTTCGTCGAGCTCGTCCTCGGCGTCGGGACGCAGCGAGGATGCGCCGCAATATGGCAGCCTGCCGGGCAGCGATCATCAGGGACAATCGCAGCAGGACGACAGCGGACCCGAGGAGAGCCCCGTGTACATCCTCACATCGGCCAAAGGAGGCCCTAGCTACAAACTTCGGGATTCGAG AATTATAGAAATTGCTGGTGGCCGAGAAGTGTTCTCACAGAGCCGAGGGAAGGTAGCAGCTAGAAAATCACGATTTCTGGCAGCGTCGAACTCCATAAATAACGAGGATATTCAAAGCACTGATAATAAGCTGTCTGTTAAGAAGAATAACAAGTCCCCCAACTCGCAGACCATATGGGAATTACGAAGCCG ATGCGGTGAAACCAGAAAGCAACGCGCGAACCGGGAGGTTACGGAGACCGTGTTCGCCTCCGAGGTGCACTCGGTACGGCGTAACCCCACCAAGTCCATCCTCGATTACGATTCGCCGAAGAGCAACCGCGGCAGCAATCGCATAATCAATTACGATTCAATCCTGAATAGCAATAATGTAGAGTATACCGTACCGAAAAGTATTACCGACCTGGATTATGGATTGCCGAAGAGCTGCGTAGATTACCAGTCGAATCACAACACACCCGCGAGGAGCATGGCCATCGTCAGCGACGGCGAGGTCGTGGTCTTCGACGATATCGATGACAACTGGCAGGGTCTGCGACTGGACCTCGCGTCGAGCAACACGAACCAGGTCACGGCGACGAGCCTTGACCTGGAGACGGACGATTCGCAGAGAGGTCGCATCGCGCCGGAACCGCCGAGCTCCAGCGTCGGGAGCACTCCTAGTCCTACAACGGCATATCACCGCAATACTTCGGAATTTTTCAAG GTTGTTACGCCAGCGAGCGATTGCGAGGCGGACTCTCCCTCGCCAGAACGCAATCACAAAGTCGCGAGAGTCATTGGTGAACTACCAATTGCTCAGTATTCCGGTAGCCCGAGGCGTTACGGCGTTCGCGAGAACCCGCAGCTTCCTAGCTTATTATCGTCGCCCTCAATGTACATGACGCCGAGGCCTGGTTTCCCACAAAGAGTATTGCCAACAACACCAAATCATAATGAG AAGGAAGATACTTCTGCGGAAATCGTTGTGGACAAGACTGTGATAGAAAATACTAACGTCGAGGATCAGTCTGTAGAACCCTCGACTCCGTCACCAAAGgccgaagaagaagaggaagactCCTTGAAGCCGTCGACTTTGCCTGCTGATAATATAAGCAGTCTTGTCTCGCCGGGAGGTAGCACCTTCGATTACCTGTACGAGTTTTCGGAGACCCGGAAGGTGTTGGAAGAATTCTTCAAGTGCCCCGCACCGacgaaagaaaaggagaacaaCATAGAGTCATTTCCCTTCCAA GATCTTGATTATGAACTGCGAAGGCAGGGTGGAAGCGCGTACGTTGGCCAACGATTAGCTAGCGGCCCACCAGCAACGGAGGAGGTTATGGTGCACGAGTCCCCTAAAAAGCAGCGGACAGAGTTTCcacaaaat ACAGGTGAACACGAGAACAACTTCCTCGACCTCTCAGTGGGTACTGGTAGCAGTGAGGATCTCGGTGAGACCGAGGTTGGTCTCCAAGTGGGGCACTCGCGTAATTTCACACTGAGCCCCGAGACGACCGACTGCGACAGCAATTGCGGGGACCTGGACAGCGAGGTGTCCCTCATGATGATGGACAATGAGCTGATGCCAGCGAGTGGCCTGCTCGGCTCCGTCGGCGATCTGGGGAATAATTCAGACTCACTGAGAATATACACGAGCATGCCGGTACTGGAGGACGGCCTGTCGAGTGGACACGCGAGCGACACCGACAACAACAATCCCACGGTGATGCTTATGAAGCGGCAGATAAACGAGATAGAGAAGGAGATTATACAGAGAACGCGTAACGACATGCTGGGTGAGAACGACTCCGGCAAGGACGTCAGTCTAAATGTAACGAAGGATATTCTGCACACGCTGAAAACCACGTCCCCCGACCTGTTCGTCGCGAAGAAAGAGAATTCATACGACGCGAACGAGCTGCAGCTCGACGGACTGGATCCGCTGGGCACACCCCCGCCACCGGCGCCTCAGGGGAGACAAAGCGTGAGCTTGGAGGTGAACTGTGGCGAGGTGGAAGCGGCCATCAAAGACATCCGAATGGCACTGCAACGGACCAAAACGCTGCCTGTGAAATCCCCGTCGGAAGATCCACCGGAGCCGAGCGTCAGCCCGATATGGATACCAag TATAATGGACGGCAGGCGGAGAATCTGTATGGAAAGTAATAGCGAAGAGTCGGACGCGCGTCGTGCGGGCGACGAAGCCGATGTGGAGATCGAGGAGTGTccggacgaggaggaggcggaCACCGATCTCGAGACGGATCGACTGCTTGGACAACAGAGGACCGACGACCAAGGGTTCTACGACGACAAG GataaggaaggaaagaaaaagagcagAAACAAAGAAG TGTTGATCGAGGGTGTTCTGTTCCGCGCGAGGTATTTAGGATCTACGCAACTCGTCTGTGAAGGTCAACCGACGAAATCGACTCGGATGTGTCAAGCGGAAGAAGCCGTTTCTAGGATAAAG AAGGATGATGGGCCAGTGCCGATGCAGGCAACACTCTTAAACTATGGGGGGCAGCATGGGTATGGTCGCTGCAGCATTGCCTCGCAAGGAAGCCTAGAGGAGGACGAGTGCGACTCGAGCGAAGAACTTATAGGAAGCGCTTCTGGTGGGGGCCAGTCCGAGTCGCTTGGGGCCCAGCCAAAACTGGCCCCGATCAGTGGCTGCTTGGGGCCCACAACCGTTTTCAGACTACAGTTTCTGGGGTCGGTGGAGGTGGAAGAGGAAGGGGGACGTAAACGGCGTAAGCGCCTTAAGAACCACATGGTGGAGGAGGCCGTGACGAAGATAAAG GCATTG GCGCCGGATGGTGACACTCAGCCGAGCACAGAGGTAGATCTCTTTATCTCGACGGAGAAGATCATGGTTCTCAACACCGATCTGAAGGAGATCATGATGGATCACGCGTTGCGCACGATCTCGTACATTGCGGATATCGGTGACCTGGTGGTGCTAATGGCGCGACGACGTTTCGTGCCACACGAGATGGAAGAAGTACCGAAGATTAACCGAACTCCGAAGATGATATGTCACGTTTTCGAAAGCGAGGAGGCTCAATTCATAGCACAAAGTATCGGGCAAGCATTCCAAGTAGCATATATGGAGTTCCTAAAGGCAAACGGGATTGAAGACCATAGCTTCGTTAAGGAGATGGATTATCAGGAGGTGCTCAACTCGCAGGAGATATTCGGCGACGAACTGCAGATGTtcgcgaaaaaagaaatgcagAAAGAG GTAGTGGTACCGAAAGCGAAGGGGGAGATTCTCGGTGTCGTGATCGTTGAGTCCGGATGGGGCTCGATGCTGCCAACCGTAGTCATAGCTAATCTGGCGCCGGCCGGCGCCGCGGCCCGTTGCGGGCAGCTTAATATTGGCGATCAGATAATCGCGATCAACGGCGTATCATTGGTCGGCTTGCCTTTGTCCACGTGTCAGACGTACATAAAGAACTCGAAGAATCAAACGGTCGTCAAGCTGACGGTCGTGCCATGTGCGCCTGTTGTCGAGGTGAAAATCAAGAGGCCCGACACGAAATATCAGTTAGGATTTAGTGTACAGAACGGAGTGATATGTAGTCTATTGAGGGGCGGTATCGCGGAGCGCGGTGGAGTCCGGGTGGGCCATAGGATAATCGAGATCAATAATCAGAGCGTTGTTGCTGTACCGCACGAAAAGATTGTTAATCTTCTGGCTACGTCGGTGGGAGAG atCTTGATGAAAACGATGCCCACGTCGATGTTCAGGCTGCTGACCGGCCAGGAGTCTCCGGTGTACATATAA